Proteins encoded together in one Diceros bicornis minor isolate mBicDic1 chromosome 18, mDicBic1.mat.cur, whole genome shotgun sequence window:
- the UNC13D gene encoding protein unc-13 homolog D isoform X2, whose protein sequence is MDLSYCRPGGKEGNLGAGPPGGFLWEQIEPPSHHFSPEERALLYEEALYTVLHRLGQPEPNHVGEASELLRYLQEAFHMEPQEHQQMLQRVRELEKPTFCLKATVKQAKGILGKDVSGFSDPYCLLGIEQGVGVLGGSPGSRRRQKAVVRHTIPEEQTHRTQVITQTLNPVWDETFILEFEDISNASFRLDMWDLDTVESVRQKLGELTDLHGLRRIFKEARKDKGQDDFLGNVVLRLQDLRCREDQWYPLEPCTETYPDRGQCHLQFQLIHKRRATAASRSQPSYTVHLHLLQQLVSHEVTQHQAGSTSWDGSLSPQAATILFLHATQKDLSDFHQSMAQWLAYSRLYQSLEFPSSCLLHPITSIEYQWIQGRLKAEQLEELATSFSSLLAYGLSLIRRFRSVFPLSVSDSPARLQSLLRVLIQMCKMKAFGELCPSSAPLPHLVIEALRTGTVEWFHLKQQHHQPMVQGMLEAGKALLNLVQDIVGDLHQCQHTWNKIFHNALKIDLFSMAFLELQWLVAKRVQDHTAAVGGSVSPEMGESLFQLYISLKELFQLGPVPSERDGVLALDGFHRWFQPAIPSWLQKTYSVALARVQRAVQMDELVPLGELTKHSTSAVDLSTCFAQISHTARQLDWPDPEEAFMITVKFVEDTCRLALVYCSLIKARARELSTGQKDQGQAADMLCVVVNDMEQLRLVIGKLPTQLAWEVLEQRVGAVLEQGQLQNTLHAQLQGALAGLGHEIRTGVRTLAKQLEVGIATHIQKLVGIRESVLPEDAILPLMKFLEVKLCYMNTNLVQENFSSLLTLLWTHTLTVLVEVAASQRSCPLASSRLKVVLQNLEICFYAEGCGLPPEALHTATFQALQRDLELQAASSQELIQKYFCSRIQQQAETTSEELGAVTVKASYRASEQKLRVELLSASSLLPLDSNGSSDPFVQLTLEPRHEFPELAPRETQKHKKDLHPLFDETFEFLVPAEPCQKDGACLLLTVLDHDTLGADDLEGEAFLPLRSVPGLTGTQEPGEVPQIRLPLTYPAPNGDPILQLLESRKGDREAQVFVRLRRQRAKQASQHAPRPGQ, encoded by the exons ATGGACCTCAGCTACTGCAGGCCAGGGGGCAAGGAAGGCAACCTGGGGGCTGGACCCCCAGGAGGCTTCCTGTGGGAACAG ATTGAGCCTCCATCCCACCACTTCTCCCCCGAGGAG AGGGCCCTGCTCTACGAGGAAGCTCTCTACACGGTCCTGCACCGCCTGGGTCAGCCTGAGCCCAACCATGTGGGGGAGGCCTCTGAGCTGCTGCGATACCTGCAGGAG GCGTTCCACATGGAGCCCCAGGAGCACCAGCAGATGCTGCAGCGGGTCCGGGAGCTCGAG aagCCAACATTTTGTCTGAAGGCCACGGTGAAACAAGCCAAGGGCATTCTGGGCAAGGATGTCAGTG ggttCAGTGACCCCTACTGCCTGCTGGGCATCGAGCAGGGGGTAGGCGTGCTCGGGGGCAGCCCTGGGTCTCGGCGTCGGCAGAAGGCAGTGGTGAGGCACACCATCCCGGAGGAGCAGACCCACCGCACCCAGGTCATCACCCAGACACTCAACCCTGTCTGGGACGAGACCTTCATCTT AGAGTTTGAGGACATAAGCAATGCGAGCTTCCGTCTGGACATGTG GGACCTGGACACCGTGGAGTCTGTCAGACAGAAGCTTGGGGAGCTCACAGATCTGCATGGGCTGCGAAG GATCTTTAAGGAGGCCCGGAAGGACAAAGGCCAGGATGACTTTCTGGGAAACGTGGTTCTGAGGCTACAG GACCTGCGCTGCCGGGAGGACCAGTGGTACCCTCTGGAACCTTGCACCGAGACCTACCCGGACCGCGGCCAGTGCCACCTCCAGTTCCAGCTCATTCACAAGCGG AGAGCCACTGCAGCCAGCCGCTCCCAGCCCAGCTACACGGTGCACCTTCACCTGCTGCAGCAGCTCGTGTCCCACGAGGTCACCCAGCACCAG GCGGGCAGTACCTCCTGGGATGGGTCGCTGAGTCCTCAGGCTGCCACCATCCTCTTTCTCCACGCCACGCAGAAGGACCTGTCAGACTTCCACCAGTCTATGGC GCAGTGGCTGGCCTACAGCCGTCTCTACCAGAGCCTGGAGTTCCCCAGCAGCTGCCTCCTGCACCCCATCACCAGCATTGAGTACCAGTGGATCCAGGGCCGCCTCAAGGCAGAACAG CTGGAGGAGCTGGCCACCTCGTTCAGCTCCCTGCTGGCCTATGGCCTCTCCCTCATCCGGAGGTTCCGGTCTGTCTTCCCCCTCTCCGTCTCCGACTCCCCGGCCCGGCTGCAGTCTCTTCTCAG GGTCTTGATACAGATGTGCAAGATGAAGGCCTTTGGAGAACTGTGCCCCAGCAGCGCCCCACTGCCCCACCTGGTGATCGAGGCCCTGCGG ACTGGCACTGTCGAATGGTTCCACCTGAAGCAGCAGCACCATCAGCCCATGGTGCAG GGCATGCTGGAAGCAGGGAAGGCCTTGCTGAACCTGGTACAGGACATCGTTGGTGACCTGCACCAGTGCCAGCACACGTGGAACAAGATCTTCCACAA TGCCCTCAAGATTGACCTCTTCTCCATGGCTTTCCTGGAGCTACAGTGGCTG GTGGCCAAGCGGGTGCAAGATCACACAGCAGCGGTGGGTGGCTCTGTGTCCCCAGAGATGGGTGAGAGTCTGTTCCAGCTCTACATCAGCCTCAAGGAGCTCTTCCAACTGGGCCCAGTGCCCTCGGAGAG GGATGGAGTCCTGGCCCTGGATGGCTTCCACCGCTGGTTCCAGCCGGCCATCCCCTCTTGGCTGCAGAAGACATACAGCGTGGCCCTGGCGCGGGTGCAGCGCgctgtgcagatggatgag CTGGTGCCCCTGGGTGAACTAACCAAGCATAGCACGTCGGCTGTGGATCTGTCCACCTGCTTCGCCCAGATCAGCCACACGGCGCGGCAGCTGGACTGGCCTGACCCAGAGGAGGCCTTCATGATCACCGTCAAGTTCGTGGAG GACACATGTCGGCTGGCCCTGGTGTATTGCAGCCTTATAAAGGCCCGGGCCCGTGAGCTCTCTACAGGCCAGAAGGACCAGGGCCAGGCAGCCGACATG CTGTGCGTGGTGGTGAATGACATGGAGCAGCTGCGGCTGGTGATCGGCAAGCTGCCCACCCAGCTGGCATGGGAGGTGCTGGAGCAGCGGGTAGGGGCTGTGCTGGAGCAGGGGCAGCTGCAGAACACGCTGCATGCCCAGCTCCAGGGTGCACTGGCTGGGCTGGGCCACGAGATCCGCACCGGCGTCCGCACCCTGGCCAAGCAG CTGGAGGTGGGCATTGCCACGCACATCCAGAAACTCGTGGGCATCAGGGAATCCGTCCTGCCTGAGGAT GCCATTCTGCCCCTGATGAAGTTCCTGGAGGTGAAGCTCTGCTACATGAACACCAACTTGGTGCAGGAGAacttcagcag CCTTCTGACCCTGCTCTGGACCCACACGCTCACAGTGCTGGTGGAGGTGGCCGCCTCCCAGCGGAGCTGCCCCCTGGCCTCTAGCAGGCTGAAGGTTGTGCTGCAG AACCTGGAGATCTGCTTCTACGCAGAGGGCTGTGGCCTGCCACCTGAGGCCCTGCACACGGCCACCTTCCAG gctctgcagaGGGATCTGGAGCTGCAAGCGGCCTCCAGCCAGGAGCTCATCCAGAAGTACTTCTGCAGCCGCATCCAGCAGCAG gcaGAAACCACCTCGGAGGAGCTCGGGGCTGTCACGGTCAAGGCCTCCTACCGTGCTTCTGAGCAGAAGCTGCGTGTGGAACTGCTCAGTGCCTCCAGCCTGCTGCCCCTGGACTCCAATG GTTCCAGCGACCCCTTTGTCCAGCTGACCTTGGAGCCCAGGCACGAGTTCCCTGAGCTGGCGCCCCGGGAGACCCAAAAGCACAAGAAAGACCTTCACCCGCTGTTCGATGAGACCTTTGAGTT cctggtgCCTGCTGAGCCGTGCCAGAAGGACGGGGCATGCCTCCTGCTCACTGTGCTGGACCATGACACACTAGGGGCTGATGACCTGGAAGGGGAAGCCTTCCTGCCACTGCGCTCAGTGCCAGGCCTGACTGGAACCCAGGAGCCTGGCGAGGTGCCTCAGATCCGCCTGCCCCTCACCTACCCGGCACCCAACG GGGATCCAATTCTGCAGCTGTTGGAGAGCCGGAAGGGTGATCGCGAGGCCCAGGTGTTTGTGAGGCTGCGGCGGCAGCGAGCCAAGCAGGCCTCCCAGCATGCCCCTCGGCCAGGGCAGTAG
- the UNC13D gene encoding protein unc-13 homolog D isoform X1 encodes MATLLSHPKRRPPLLRQAIKIRRRRVGELQDPLPQRAQEIEPPSHHFSPEERALLYEEALYTVLHRLGQPEPNHVGEASELLRYLQEAFHMEPQEHQQMLQRVRELEKPTFCLKATVKQAKGILGKDVSGFSDPYCLLGIEQGVGVLGGSPGSRRRQKAVVRHTIPEEQTHRTQVITQTLNPVWDETFILEFEDISNASFRLDMWDLDTVESVRQKLGELTDLHGLRRIFKEARKDKGQDDFLGNVVLRLQDLRCREDQWYPLEPCTETYPDRGQCHLQFQLIHKRRATAASRSQPSYTVHLHLLQQLVSHEVTQHQAGSTSWDGSLSPQAATILFLHATQKDLSDFHQSMAQWLAYSRLYQSLEFPSSCLLHPITSIEYQWIQGRLKAEQLEELATSFSSLLAYGLSLIRRFRSVFPLSVSDSPARLQSLLRVLIQMCKMKAFGELCPSSAPLPHLVIEALRTGTVEWFHLKQQHHQPMVQGMLEAGKALLNLVQDIVGDLHQCQHTWNKIFHNALKIDLFSMAFLELQWLVAKRVQDHTAAVGGSVSPEMGESLFQLYISLKELFQLGPVPSERDGVLALDGFHRWFQPAIPSWLQKTYSVALARVQRAVQMDELVPLGELTKHSTSAVDLSTCFAQISHTARQLDWPDPEEAFMITVKFVEDTCRLALVYCSLIKARARELSTGQKDQGQAADMLCVVVNDMEQLRLVIGKLPTQLAWEVLEQRVGAVLEQGQLQNTLHAQLQGALAGLGHEIRTGVRTLAKQLEVGIATHIQKLVGIRESVLPEDAILPLMKFLEVKLCYMNTNLVQENFSSLLTLLWTHTLTVLVEVAASQRSCPLASSRLKVVLQNLEICFYAEGCGLPPEALHTATFQALQRDLELQAASSQELIQKYFCSRIQQQAETTSEELGAVTVKASYRASEQKLRVELLSASSLLPLDSNGSSDPFVQLTLEPRHEFPELAPRETQKHKKDLHPLFDETFEFLVPAEPCQKDGACLLLTVLDHDTLGADDLEGEAFLPLRSVPGLTGTQEPGEVPQIRLPLTYPAPNGDPILQLLESRKGDREAQVFVRLRRQRAKQASQHAPRPGQ; translated from the exons ATGGCGAcactcctctcccaccccaaGCGGCGTCCTCCTCTCTTGCGCCAGGCCATCAAGATAAGGCGCCGCAGGGTCGGAGAACTGCAGGATCCCCTGCCCCAAAGAGCTCAGGAG ATTGAGCCTCCATCCCACCACTTCTCCCCCGAGGAG AGGGCCCTGCTCTACGAGGAAGCTCTCTACACGGTCCTGCACCGCCTGGGTCAGCCTGAGCCCAACCATGTGGGGGAGGCCTCTGAGCTGCTGCGATACCTGCAGGAG GCGTTCCACATGGAGCCCCAGGAGCACCAGCAGATGCTGCAGCGGGTCCGGGAGCTCGAG aagCCAACATTTTGTCTGAAGGCCACGGTGAAACAAGCCAAGGGCATTCTGGGCAAGGATGTCAGTG ggttCAGTGACCCCTACTGCCTGCTGGGCATCGAGCAGGGGGTAGGCGTGCTCGGGGGCAGCCCTGGGTCTCGGCGTCGGCAGAAGGCAGTGGTGAGGCACACCATCCCGGAGGAGCAGACCCACCGCACCCAGGTCATCACCCAGACACTCAACCCTGTCTGGGACGAGACCTTCATCTT AGAGTTTGAGGACATAAGCAATGCGAGCTTCCGTCTGGACATGTG GGACCTGGACACCGTGGAGTCTGTCAGACAGAAGCTTGGGGAGCTCACAGATCTGCATGGGCTGCGAAG GATCTTTAAGGAGGCCCGGAAGGACAAAGGCCAGGATGACTTTCTGGGAAACGTGGTTCTGAGGCTACAG GACCTGCGCTGCCGGGAGGACCAGTGGTACCCTCTGGAACCTTGCACCGAGACCTACCCGGACCGCGGCCAGTGCCACCTCCAGTTCCAGCTCATTCACAAGCGG AGAGCCACTGCAGCCAGCCGCTCCCAGCCCAGCTACACGGTGCACCTTCACCTGCTGCAGCAGCTCGTGTCCCACGAGGTCACCCAGCACCAG GCGGGCAGTACCTCCTGGGATGGGTCGCTGAGTCCTCAGGCTGCCACCATCCTCTTTCTCCACGCCACGCAGAAGGACCTGTCAGACTTCCACCAGTCTATGGC GCAGTGGCTGGCCTACAGCCGTCTCTACCAGAGCCTGGAGTTCCCCAGCAGCTGCCTCCTGCACCCCATCACCAGCATTGAGTACCAGTGGATCCAGGGCCGCCTCAAGGCAGAACAG CTGGAGGAGCTGGCCACCTCGTTCAGCTCCCTGCTGGCCTATGGCCTCTCCCTCATCCGGAGGTTCCGGTCTGTCTTCCCCCTCTCCGTCTCCGACTCCCCGGCCCGGCTGCAGTCTCTTCTCAG GGTCTTGATACAGATGTGCAAGATGAAGGCCTTTGGAGAACTGTGCCCCAGCAGCGCCCCACTGCCCCACCTGGTGATCGAGGCCCTGCGG ACTGGCACTGTCGAATGGTTCCACCTGAAGCAGCAGCACCATCAGCCCATGGTGCAG GGCATGCTGGAAGCAGGGAAGGCCTTGCTGAACCTGGTACAGGACATCGTTGGTGACCTGCACCAGTGCCAGCACACGTGGAACAAGATCTTCCACAA TGCCCTCAAGATTGACCTCTTCTCCATGGCTTTCCTGGAGCTACAGTGGCTG GTGGCCAAGCGGGTGCAAGATCACACAGCAGCGGTGGGTGGCTCTGTGTCCCCAGAGATGGGTGAGAGTCTGTTCCAGCTCTACATCAGCCTCAAGGAGCTCTTCCAACTGGGCCCAGTGCCCTCGGAGAG GGATGGAGTCCTGGCCCTGGATGGCTTCCACCGCTGGTTCCAGCCGGCCATCCCCTCTTGGCTGCAGAAGACATACAGCGTGGCCCTGGCGCGGGTGCAGCGCgctgtgcagatggatgag CTGGTGCCCCTGGGTGAACTAACCAAGCATAGCACGTCGGCTGTGGATCTGTCCACCTGCTTCGCCCAGATCAGCCACACGGCGCGGCAGCTGGACTGGCCTGACCCAGAGGAGGCCTTCATGATCACCGTCAAGTTCGTGGAG GACACATGTCGGCTGGCCCTGGTGTATTGCAGCCTTATAAAGGCCCGGGCCCGTGAGCTCTCTACAGGCCAGAAGGACCAGGGCCAGGCAGCCGACATG CTGTGCGTGGTGGTGAATGACATGGAGCAGCTGCGGCTGGTGATCGGCAAGCTGCCCACCCAGCTGGCATGGGAGGTGCTGGAGCAGCGGGTAGGGGCTGTGCTGGAGCAGGGGCAGCTGCAGAACACGCTGCATGCCCAGCTCCAGGGTGCACTGGCTGGGCTGGGCCACGAGATCCGCACCGGCGTCCGCACCCTGGCCAAGCAG CTGGAGGTGGGCATTGCCACGCACATCCAGAAACTCGTGGGCATCAGGGAATCCGTCCTGCCTGAGGAT GCCATTCTGCCCCTGATGAAGTTCCTGGAGGTGAAGCTCTGCTACATGAACACCAACTTGGTGCAGGAGAacttcagcag CCTTCTGACCCTGCTCTGGACCCACACGCTCACAGTGCTGGTGGAGGTGGCCGCCTCCCAGCGGAGCTGCCCCCTGGCCTCTAGCAGGCTGAAGGTTGTGCTGCAG AACCTGGAGATCTGCTTCTACGCAGAGGGCTGTGGCCTGCCACCTGAGGCCCTGCACACGGCCACCTTCCAG gctctgcagaGGGATCTGGAGCTGCAAGCGGCCTCCAGCCAGGAGCTCATCCAGAAGTACTTCTGCAGCCGCATCCAGCAGCAG gcaGAAACCACCTCGGAGGAGCTCGGGGCTGTCACGGTCAAGGCCTCCTACCGTGCTTCTGAGCAGAAGCTGCGTGTGGAACTGCTCAGTGCCTCCAGCCTGCTGCCCCTGGACTCCAATG GTTCCAGCGACCCCTTTGTCCAGCTGACCTTGGAGCCCAGGCACGAGTTCCCTGAGCTGGCGCCCCGGGAGACCCAAAAGCACAAGAAAGACCTTCACCCGCTGTTCGATGAGACCTTTGAGTT cctggtgCCTGCTGAGCCGTGCCAGAAGGACGGGGCATGCCTCCTGCTCACTGTGCTGGACCATGACACACTAGGGGCTGATGACCTGGAAGGGGAAGCCTTCCTGCCACTGCGCTCAGTGCCAGGCCTGACTGGAACCCAGGAGCCTGGCGAGGTGCCTCAGATCCGCCTGCCCCTCACCTACCCGGCACCCAACG GGGATCCAATTCTGCAGCTGTTGGAGAGCCGGAAGGGTGATCGCGAGGCCCAGGTGTTTGTGAGGCTGCGGCGGCAGCGAGCCAAGCAGGCCTCCCAGCATGCCCCTCGGCCAGGGCAGTAG
- the UNC13D gene encoding protein unc-13 homolog D isoform X3 — protein MATLLSHPKRRPPLLRQAIKIRRRRVGELQDPLPQRAQEIEPPSHHFSPEERALLYEEALYTVLHRLGQPEPNHVGEASELLRYLQEAFHMEPQEHQQMLQRVRELEKPTFCLKATVKQAKGILGKDVSGFSDPYCLLGIEQGVGVLGGSPGSRRRQKAVVRHTIPEEQTHRTQVITQTLNPVWDETFILEFEDISNASFRLDMWDLDTVESVRQKLGELTDLHGLRRIFKEARKDKGQDDFLGNVVLRLQDLRCREDQWYPLEPCTETYPDRGQCHLQFQLIHKRRATAASRSQPSYTVHLHLLQQLVSHEVTQHQAGSTSWDGSLSPQAATILFLHATQKDLSDFHQSMAQWLAYSRLYQSLEFPSSCLLHPITSIEYQWIQGRLKAEQLEELATSFSSLLAYGLSLIRRFRSVFPLSVSDSPARLQSLLRVLIQMCKMKAFGELCPSSAPLPHLVIEALRTGTVEWFHLKQQHHQPMVQGMLEAGKALLNLVQDIVGDLHQCQHTWNKIFHNALKIDLFSMAFLELQWLVAKRVQDHTAAVGGSVSPEMGESLFQLYISLKELFQLGPVPSERDGVLALDGFHRWFQPAIPSWLQKTYSVALARVQRAVQMDELVPLGELTKHSTSAVDLSTCFAQISHTARQLDWPDPEEAFMITVKFVELCVVVNDMEQLRLVIGKLPTQLAWEVLEQRVGAVLEQGQLQNTLHAQLQGALAGLGHEIRTGVRTLAKQLEVGIATHIQKLVGIRESVLPEDAILPLMKFLEVKLCYMNTNLVQENFSSLLTLLWTHTLTVLVEVAASQRSCPLASSRLKVVLQNLEICFYAEGCGLPPEALHTATFQALQRDLELQAASSQELIQKYFCSRIQQQAETTSEELGAVTVKASYRASEQKLRVELLSASSLLPLDSNGSSDPFVQLTLEPRHEFPELAPRETQKHKKDLHPLFDETFEFLVPAEPCQKDGACLLLTVLDHDTLGADDLEGEAFLPLRSVPGLTGTQEPGEVPQIRLPLTYPAPNGDPILQLLESRKGDREAQVFVRLRRQRAKQASQHAPRPGQ, from the exons ATGGCGAcactcctctcccaccccaaGCGGCGTCCTCCTCTCTTGCGCCAGGCCATCAAGATAAGGCGCCGCAGGGTCGGAGAACTGCAGGATCCCCTGCCCCAAAGAGCTCAGGAG ATTGAGCCTCCATCCCACCACTTCTCCCCCGAGGAG AGGGCCCTGCTCTACGAGGAAGCTCTCTACACGGTCCTGCACCGCCTGGGTCAGCCTGAGCCCAACCATGTGGGGGAGGCCTCTGAGCTGCTGCGATACCTGCAGGAG GCGTTCCACATGGAGCCCCAGGAGCACCAGCAGATGCTGCAGCGGGTCCGGGAGCTCGAG aagCCAACATTTTGTCTGAAGGCCACGGTGAAACAAGCCAAGGGCATTCTGGGCAAGGATGTCAGTG ggttCAGTGACCCCTACTGCCTGCTGGGCATCGAGCAGGGGGTAGGCGTGCTCGGGGGCAGCCCTGGGTCTCGGCGTCGGCAGAAGGCAGTGGTGAGGCACACCATCCCGGAGGAGCAGACCCACCGCACCCAGGTCATCACCCAGACACTCAACCCTGTCTGGGACGAGACCTTCATCTT AGAGTTTGAGGACATAAGCAATGCGAGCTTCCGTCTGGACATGTG GGACCTGGACACCGTGGAGTCTGTCAGACAGAAGCTTGGGGAGCTCACAGATCTGCATGGGCTGCGAAG GATCTTTAAGGAGGCCCGGAAGGACAAAGGCCAGGATGACTTTCTGGGAAACGTGGTTCTGAGGCTACAG GACCTGCGCTGCCGGGAGGACCAGTGGTACCCTCTGGAACCTTGCACCGAGACCTACCCGGACCGCGGCCAGTGCCACCTCCAGTTCCAGCTCATTCACAAGCGG AGAGCCACTGCAGCCAGCCGCTCCCAGCCCAGCTACACGGTGCACCTTCACCTGCTGCAGCAGCTCGTGTCCCACGAGGTCACCCAGCACCAG GCGGGCAGTACCTCCTGGGATGGGTCGCTGAGTCCTCAGGCTGCCACCATCCTCTTTCTCCACGCCACGCAGAAGGACCTGTCAGACTTCCACCAGTCTATGGC GCAGTGGCTGGCCTACAGCCGTCTCTACCAGAGCCTGGAGTTCCCCAGCAGCTGCCTCCTGCACCCCATCACCAGCATTGAGTACCAGTGGATCCAGGGCCGCCTCAAGGCAGAACAG CTGGAGGAGCTGGCCACCTCGTTCAGCTCCCTGCTGGCCTATGGCCTCTCCCTCATCCGGAGGTTCCGGTCTGTCTTCCCCCTCTCCGTCTCCGACTCCCCGGCCCGGCTGCAGTCTCTTCTCAG GGTCTTGATACAGATGTGCAAGATGAAGGCCTTTGGAGAACTGTGCCCCAGCAGCGCCCCACTGCCCCACCTGGTGATCGAGGCCCTGCGG ACTGGCACTGTCGAATGGTTCCACCTGAAGCAGCAGCACCATCAGCCCATGGTGCAG GGCATGCTGGAAGCAGGGAAGGCCTTGCTGAACCTGGTACAGGACATCGTTGGTGACCTGCACCAGTGCCAGCACACGTGGAACAAGATCTTCCACAA TGCCCTCAAGATTGACCTCTTCTCCATGGCTTTCCTGGAGCTACAGTGGCTG GTGGCCAAGCGGGTGCAAGATCACACAGCAGCGGTGGGTGGCTCTGTGTCCCCAGAGATGGGTGAGAGTCTGTTCCAGCTCTACATCAGCCTCAAGGAGCTCTTCCAACTGGGCCCAGTGCCCTCGGAGAG GGATGGAGTCCTGGCCCTGGATGGCTTCCACCGCTGGTTCCAGCCGGCCATCCCCTCTTGGCTGCAGAAGACATACAGCGTGGCCCTGGCGCGGGTGCAGCGCgctgtgcagatggatgag CTGGTGCCCCTGGGTGAACTAACCAAGCATAGCACGTCGGCTGTGGATCTGTCCACCTGCTTCGCCCAGATCAGCCACACGGCGCGGCAGCTGGACTGGCCTGACCCAGAGGAGGCCTTCATGATCACCGTCAAGTTCGTGGAG CTGTGCGTGGTGGTGAATGACATGGAGCAGCTGCGGCTGGTGATCGGCAAGCTGCCCACCCAGCTGGCATGGGAGGTGCTGGAGCAGCGGGTAGGGGCTGTGCTGGAGCAGGGGCAGCTGCAGAACACGCTGCATGCCCAGCTCCAGGGTGCACTGGCTGGGCTGGGCCACGAGATCCGCACCGGCGTCCGCACCCTGGCCAAGCAG CTGGAGGTGGGCATTGCCACGCACATCCAGAAACTCGTGGGCATCAGGGAATCCGTCCTGCCTGAGGAT GCCATTCTGCCCCTGATGAAGTTCCTGGAGGTGAAGCTCTGCTACATGAACACCAACTTGGTGCAGGAGAacttcagcag CCTTCTGACCCTGCTCTGGACCCACACGCTCACAGTGCTGGTGGAGGTGGCCGCCTCCCAGCGGAGCTGCCCCCTGGCCTCTAGCAGGCTGAAGGTTGTGCTGCAG AACCTGGAGATCTGCTTCTACGCAGAGGGCTGTGGCCTGCCACCTGAGGCCCTGCACACGGCCACCTTCCAG gctctgcagaGGGATCTGGAGCTGCAAGCGGCCTCCAGCCAGGAGCTCATCCAGAAGTACTTCTGCAGCCGCATCCAGCAGCAG gcaGAAACCACCTCGGAGGAGCTCGGGGCTGTCACGGTCAAGGCCTCCTACCGTGCTTCTGAGCAGAAGCTGCGTGTGGAACTGCTCAGTGCCTCCAGCCTGCTGCCCCTGGACTCCAATG GTTCCAGCGACCCCTTTGTCCAGCTGACCTTGGAGCCCAGGCACGAGTTCCCTGAGCTGGCGCCCCGGGAGACCCAAAAGCACAAGAAAGACCTTCACCCGCTGTTCGATGAGACCTTTGAGTT cctggtgCCTGCTGAGCCGTGCCAGAAGGACGGGGCATGCCTCCTGCTCACTGTGCTGGACCATGACACACTAGGGGCTGATGACCTGGAAGGGGAAGCCTTCCTGCCACTGCGCTCAGTGCCAGGCCTGACTGGAACCCAGGAGCCTGGCGAGGTGCCTCAGATCCGCCTGCCCCTCACCTACCCGGCACCCAACG GGGATCCAATTCTGCAGCTGTTGGAGAGCCGGAAGGGTGATCGCGAGGCCCAGGTGTTTGTGAGGCTGCGGCGGCAGCGAGCCAAGCAGGCCTCCCAGCATGCCCCTCGGCCAGGGCAGTAG